A single region of the Hyphomicrobiales bacterium genome encodes:
- the ribBA gene encoding 3,4-dihydroxy-2-butanone 4-phosphate synthase / GTP cyclohydrolase-2 — MKLIDWLSLNGVSRAEFARRIGVTPAAVTQLCNNEAAWLSRETARLILRETRGAVTPNDFLAEVRESEEARLRNSVLEAIEVFGRGAMVVVTDDDDRENEGDLFVAASLCTPEQMAFIVRHTSGIVCAPLAQAEARRLRLDPMVTFNDAPLGTAFTVSVDVRHGLTTGISAEERTNTVRALANHNKAPDDFVRPGHVFPLIAREGGVLMRSGHTEACVDMCKLAGLPAVGVLAELVNDDGTVMRGQQVADFAEKHNLLRISVADLIAYRRMREKLVDRVATFPVHTDIGELTGYAYMTSMDPVQHYAFVYGDISDGREVPTRLHRCDILSDVLGGARVINAALKHFKSAGRGVLVYLRDGTAGVPTSLAGDAAGRASSEEQRLQQWREIGLGAQILKDLGVSSIRNLASGPRAYIGIAGFGIEIVSTEPVDAA, encoded by the coding sequence ATGAAATTGATCGATTGGCTCTCACTCAACGGGGTTAGCCGGGCGGAGTTTGCGCGCCGCATCGGTGTGACTCCCGCCGCAGTGACTCAGCTTTGCAACAATGAGGCGGCCTGGCTCAGCCGCGAAACCGCGCGTTTGATCCTTCGCGAGACGCGGGGAGCTGTGACACCCAACGATTTTCTGGCCGAGGTTCGAGAGAGCGAGGAGGCGCGCTTGCGTAACAGCGTTTTGGAAGCGATCGAGGTTTTTGGTCGTGGCGCTATGGTTGTCGTGACGGATGATGATGATCGTGAGAACGAAGGCGATCTGTTCGTTGCGGCGAGTTTGTGCACCCCCGAGCAAATGGCTTTTATCGTCCGGCATACCTCCGGCATTGTCTGCGCTCCTCTCGCGCAGGCCGAAGCACGGCGGCTGCGGCTCGATCCGATGGTAACCTTCAACGATGCGCCACTCGGCACAGCCTTCACGGTTTCCGTCGACGTACGCCACGGCCTGACCACGGGCATTTCGGCTGAGGAGCGCACCAACACGGTGCGTGCGCTCGCCAATCACAACAAGGCGCCGGACGATTTCGTACGGCCTGGCCATGTCTTTCCGCTCATCGCGCGCGAAGGTGGCGTCCTCATGCGCTCCGGCCACACCGAGGCCTGCGTTGACATGTGCAAGCTCGCCGGCCTTCCGGCGGTGGGCGTGCTGGCCGAGCTGGTCAATGACGACGGCACGGTCATGCGGGGGCAGCAGGTCGCGGACTTTGCAGAGAAGCACAACCTTCTCCGCATTTCGGTGGCCGATCTCATCGCCTATCGTCGCATGCGCGAGAAGCTCGTCGATCGGGTTGCCACATTCCCCGTGCACACGGATATCGGCGAGCTCACGGGCTATGCGTATATGACGTCGATGGATCCGGTGCAGCACTATGCCTTCGTCTACGGCGACATCAGCGACGGCCGGGAGGTTCCCACCCGCTTGCACCGTTGCGACATTCTCTCGGATGTTCTCGGTGGCGCGCGGGTGATCAATGCGGCGCTGAAGCATTTCAAGTCAGCCGGACGCGGCGTGCTCGTCTATCTCCGGGACGGCACGGCCGGGGTGCCCACCAGCCTGGCCGGTGATGCGGCTGGCCGGGCAAGCTCCGAGGAACAGCGCCTGCAGCAATGGCGCGAGATCGGCCTGGGCGCTCAAATCCTGAAGGATCTCGGCGTGTCCTCGATCCGCAATCTTGCCTCGGGTCCACGCGCCTATATTGGTATTGCCGGTTTCGGGATCGAGATCGTGTCCACTGAGCCTGTCGACGCGGCCTGA